A window of Sporocytophaga myxococcoides contains these coding sequences:
- a CDS encoding outer membrane beta-barrel protein produces the protein MKVYLLVGVLFFNLSVFGQDSEGTKINNNKDKKSTYVSFSAGYGFGIGIGSNRQIQQSPYSSKVSYNLHSYGKGFNISAALGMMFSKNIGGEVNLGYHFGGPNRVNNIWSFDTSTVQRIDENATFRANYLIVNPNLVISASSSKIVEPYVKLGPSVVFAKAKSSYENKFRFTDGIRGTQLIEWEWTGGFGIGFSTSAGIKIKTPTERVVFVMEVAYNSLSFDFKKGKMVDISYYNMYSNQIRTVSDNEVIMVSEVDEKAVQNPNKPSQVLNYKSNADNISFNLGWYIKL, from the coding sequence ATGAAAGTTTATTTATTGGTAGGGGTTTTATTTTTTAATCTGAGTGTATTCGGACAGGATAGTGAAGGCACGAAGATTAACAACAATAAGGACAAGAAGAGTACATATGTAAGTTTTTCAGCTGGATATGGATTTGGAATAGGAATTGGGAGCAATAGACAAATTCAACAATCTCCATATTCCAGCAAAGTTTCTTATAATTTACATTCCTATGGTAAAGGATTTAATATCTCGGCAGCTTTAGGGATGATGTTTTCAAAAAATATTGGAGGAGAGGTAAATCTTGGTTACCATTTTGGTGGACCTAACAGGGTTAATAATATTTGGTCATTTGATACTTCAACAGTACAAAGGATTGATGAAAACGCCACATTCAGAGCTAATTATTTAATAGTAAATCCGAATCTTGTAATTTCAGCCAGCAGCTCAAAAATTGTGGAACCATATGTAAAGTTAGGCCCTTCAGTCGTATTCGCTAAAGCTAAATCTTCTTACGAAAATAAATTTAGGTTTACCGATGGAATAAGAGGAACTCAACTTATAGAATGGGAATGGACAGGAGGATTTGGGATTGGTTTTAGCACTTCTGCCGGAATTAAAATTAAAACACCAACCGAAAGAGTCGTATTTGTCATGGAAGTGGCTTATAACTCTTTAAGCTTTGATTTTAAAAAAGGAAAAATGGTTGATATTTCTTATTATAATATGTACAGTAATCAAATAAGAACAGTTTCTGATAATGAAGTGATAATGGTAAGTGAAGTGGATGAAAAAGCAGTTCAGAACCCTAATAAACCTAGTCAAGTTTTAAATTACAAATCTAATGCTGATAATATCAGCTTTAATTTAGGCTGGTATATCAAACTATAA
- a CDS encoding efflux RND transporter permease subunit, which translates to MWSKLSSIIIKSRVWLLLITVLFTAFMGYQAKKIEITYDFIKVVPDDDPDLIYFKEFQKTFGEDGNILAIGLKNDKLYEYETFAKYQQLAKDLSKVEGVTGVIALPELMNFQKDTVNKKFAISPVFTKTVNSQAELDSLLKTAEGVKVYENLLFNKKTGATLLAVTIDKDFLNSAKRTVVANNILNLTEKFSEESSIKMHYAGLPYVRAIMVSKVKDELNLFLGLAVLVTCIFLFIFFRSFFAVFFTFLVILITVLWTLGFIVVLGYKITLLTGMLPALIIIISIPNCIYMFNKYHQEFRKHGNKIKAISRIIEKVGFLTFMTNINTAVGFFVLLFTDISIIREFGMVAGIVSVATFIITLIVIPSLLLFLPEPSKKQLKHLDFKLFRQINQFLEGLVMNKRKWVYIGTVAVLAVSVWGINKINAVSYMVDDLPEDSHVKSDLGFFEQNFKGVMPLEIVVDLGKKNGIKSISNLQKLEELETFLKEQEYVSPPLSVLNVVKGAVQAFYNGDPEQYRLPTNREAPFITKYLGKKSEENTLKSFVDSTGQFVRFTCKVADIGTTNMNILIKDKIQKKADEIFADKHFETHITGTTLLFLKGNEYLINDLKDSLIMAFILISLMMAFIFTDIRMIIISLIPNIVPMIITAGIMGIFDITLKPSTALIFSIAFGISIDSTIHYLSKFKQELKNLKGNVYAAVIKSLEETGVSMIYTSMVLFGGFVIFSFSQFGGTIALGVLTSLTLFFAMLTNLILLPALLITFVSPNQKKEMKGFKIIKNLRAKRLQKKADKAENDEETKQAV; encoded by the coding sequence ATGTGGTCTAAACTTTCATCTATTATTATTAAAAGTAGGGTTTGGCTTCTCCTTATTACAGTGTTATTCACTGCGTTTATGGGATACCAGGCAAAAAAGATTGAAATCACCTACGATTTTATTAAAGTAGTTCCAGACGACGATCCGGATCTTATTTACTTTAAGGAATTTCAAAAGACATTCGGAGAAGATGGAAACATTCTGGCTATCGGATTAAAAAACGATAAGCTTTATGAATATGAAACTTTTGCCAAATACCAGCAACTGGCCAAAGATCTTTCAAAAGTAGAAGGAGTTACAGGAGTCATTGCTTTGCCTGAGCTGATGAATTTTCAAAAGGATACTGTAAATAAAAAATTTGCCATTTCTCCTGTTTTCACTAAAACTGTAAATAGCCAGGCTGAACTTGACTCTTTGCTGAAAACTGCAGAAGGTGTTAAAGTTTATGAAAATCTGCTCTTCAATAAGAAAACCGGTGCAACCCTTCTTGCTGTAACTATTGATAAAGACTTTCTTAATTCGGCCAAAAGAACTGTTGTCGCAAATAATATTCTCAACCTGACTGAGAAATTTTCTGAGGAGTCCAGTATAAAAATGCATTATGCCGGCCTTCCCTATGTAAGGGCAATTATGGTTAGTAAGGTTAAAGATGAATTAAACCTGTTCCTGGGCCTTGCTGTACTGGTAACGTGTATATTCCTCTTTATTTTCTTCCGCTCATTCTTCGCGGTATTCTTTACATTCCTGGTAATCTTGATTACTGTCCTCTGGACTCTTGGGTTTATTGTCGTCCTGGGATATAAAATTACTCTGCTCACGGGTATGTTGCCAGCTCTGATTATTATTATCAGTATTCCCAATTGTATTTATATGTTTAATAAATACCATCAGGAATTCCGTAAACATGGCAATAAAATTAAAGCAATCAGCAGGATCATTGAAAAAGTCGGCTTTCTGACTTTTATGACCAATATCAATACTGCTGTTGGTTTCTTCGTGCTACTTTTCACAGATATATCCATTATCAGAGAATTTGGTATGGTTGCAGGGATTGTCAGTGTCGCTACATTTATAATCACCTTGATCGTAATACCTTCTTTACTGCTTTTCCTTCCGGAACCAAGCAAAAAGCAACTTAAACATCTTGATTTCAAATTATTCAGACAGATCAACCAGTTCCTTGAAGGATTGGTAATGAACAAAAGGAAATGGGTCTACATCGGAACTGTCGCAGTGCTTGCTGTTTCTGTCTGGGGGATAAATAAAATAAATGCTGTTTCATACATGGTTGACGACCTTCCCGAAGACAGTCATGTAAAATCTGACCTCGGATTTTTTGAGCAAAACTTTAAAGGTGTAATGCCTTTGGAAATTGTAGTAGACCTGGGCAAGAAAAATGGGATTAAGAGTATCTCAAATCTGCAAAAACTGGAAGAGTTGGAAACTTTCCTCAAAGAACAGGAATATGTATCTCCTCCCCTTTCTGTTCTAAATGTAGTAAAAGGTGCAGTTCAGGCATTCTATAATGGAGACCCCGAACAATACAGATTACCGACAAACAGGGAAGCTCCATTTATCACAAAATATCTCGGTAAAAAATCTGAGGAAAATACATTAAAGTCATTTGTAGATTCTACCGGACAATTTGTACGTTTTACCTGTAAAGTGGCAGATATCGGTACAACCAATATGAATATTCTGATTAAAGATAAAATTCAGAAGAAAGCTGATGAAATATTTGCCGATAAACACTTTGAAACTCATATCACAGGTACTACTCTTCTTTTCCTAAAAGGAAATGAATACCTTATCAATGACCTGAAAGATAGTTTGATTATGGCTTTTATTCTGATCTCTCTGATGATGGCCTTTATCTTCACCGATATCAGAATGATCATAATTTCATTGATCCCTAATATTGTTCCTATGATCATTACTGCGGGCATTATGGGTATCTTCGATATAACTCTGAAACCTAGTACGGCTTTGATATTCAGTATTGCTTTCGGTATATCCATTGACAGTACCATTCACTATCTGAGCAAGTTTAAACAAGAATTAAAAAATTTAAAAGGGAATGTTTATGCTGCTGTAATTAAAAGTCTTGAAGAAACAGGTGTAAGTATGATCTATACTTCCATGGTGCTTTTCGGCGGATTTGTAATTTTCTCATTCTCTCAGTTTGGAGGAACAATTGCCCTTGGTGTGCTTACTTCTTTAACCTTGTTCTTTGCAATGCTCACCAATCTAATTTTGCTTCCAGCATTACTTATCACCTTTGTAAGTCCGAATCAGAAGAAAGAAATGAAAGGCTTCAAGATCATAAAAAACCTAAGAGCTAAGCGTCTTCAGAAAAAGGCAGATAAGGCTGAAAACGATGAAGAAACAAAACAAGCGGTTTAA
- a CDS encoding MBL fold metallo-hydrolase translates to MTNGKLTVIGSGDAFCSDGRFNSCYYVEWGDKNILLDCGPTSLAAIRKCYLDPMAVDIIVISHLHGDHIAGIPFLVLEADKADKRKKPLTIITPPDGERRIKEVSALLYPDAISMFQNLDIRFVQYNKNEALEIEGFRMKFFEVSHNPLVNPHGFRIEKDSKILGYSGDTGWTDNLYQIADNADLFICECNFYEKETLTHLNYKKIIAEQQNLKAKRMLLTHFGKESLAHYSKIEGEKAEDGKCIAF, encoded by the coding sequence ATGACGAATGGAAAGCTAACTGTCATTGGCAGTGGAGACGCATTTTGCAGCGATGGCAGATTTAATTCCTGTTATTATGTGGAATGGGGTGATAAAAATATACTGCTCGATTGTGGCCCTACATCACTGGCAGCAATAAGAAAATGCTATCTTGATCCTATGGCGGTTGATATCATTGTTATCTCGCACCTTCACGGTGACCATATAGCAGGAATTCCTTTTCTAGTGCTGGAAGCGGATAAAGCAGATAAAAGAAAAAAGCCATTAACGATCATTACACCTCCTGATGGAGAAAGAAGGATTAAAGAGGTTTCTGCACTTTTATATCCTGATGCAATCTCAATGTTTCAGAATCTTGATATTCGTTTTGTTCAATATAACAAAAATGAAGCATTAGAGATTGAAGGCTTTAGGATGAAATTTTTTGAGGTAAGCCATAATCCTTTGGTAAATCCTCATGGATTCAGGATTGAAAAGGATTCTAAAATCCTCGGGTACTCCGGTGATACAGGATGGACAGATAACCTATATCAGATAGCAGACAATGCAGATCTCTTTATCTGTGAATGCAATTTTTATGAAAAAGAGACTTTAACCCATCTTAATTACAAAAAGATAATAGCTGAGCAGCAGAATTTAAAAGCAAAACGCATGCTTTTAACTCACTTTGGAAAAGAAAGTCTGGCTCATTATTCAAAGATTGAGGGAGAAAAAGCAGAAGATGGAAAGTGTATAGCATTCTAG
- a CDS encoding cation diffusion facilitator family transporter codes for MHKHSHSHHHHGHDHHHHDSEGGLKMAFFINLLFTVIELAGGIYTNSIAIISDAVHDFGDSFSLGLSWYFEKLSKKKRTPSYSFGYKRFSILAALINATILLVGSAFIIYKATERLFNPEEVNAEGMLILAILGVVFNGIAFLRLSKGDSMNERVIRLHFIEDILGWVAVLIGSIVLQFWTIPVLDPILSIGISGYILFNAFRNLKGTLKILLQAVPDDKKMDEINEILLSFKEINNVHDLHVWGLNETYTILTVHLIVAPEKTISELAHIKESIKLRLSNYGIEHATIEFETADEKCNLENC; via the coding sequence ATGCACAAACATTCACATAGCCACCATCATCACGGTCATGATCACCACCACCACGATTCCGAAGGTGGTCTGAAGATGGCTTTTTTCATCAATCTGCTGTTTACAGTTATTGAGCTGGCAGGCGGTATTTATACTAACAGTATTGCAATTATATCCGATGCAGTGCATGACTTCGGAGATTCATTTTCGCTGGGCTTATCATGGTACTTTGAAAAACTTTCAAAGAAAAAAAGGACACCTTCATATTCTTTTGGATACAAGAGATTTTCAATATTAGCAGCCTTAATAAATGCGACTATTCTGCTGGTGGGTTCTGCTTTTATAATCTATAAAGCCACCGAACGTCTATTTAATCCGGAAGAAGTAAATGCGGAAGGCATGCTAATCCTGGCAATTCTTGGTGTAGTTTTCAACGGTATAGCCTTTTTAAGACTCAGCAAAGGAGACAGCATGAATGAGCGTGTAATCAGGCTCCACTTCATCGAAGACATTCTCGGATGGGTTGCTGTCTTGATTGGTAGTATTGTTTTACAGTTCTGGACTATTCCTGTTCTTGACCCGATTTTATCTATTGGAATTTCAGGATATATTTTATTCAATGCTTTCAGAAATCTTAAAGGAACCCTTAAAATATTGCTTCAGGCAGTTCCTGATGACAAAAAGATGGATGAGATTAATGAAATCCTGCTAAGTTTTAAAGAAATTAACAATGTTCATGACCTTCATGTATGGGGGCTAAATGAAACTTACACCATATTGACCGTCCATCTTATTGTAGCTCCTGAAAAAACGATTTCAGAACTGGCCCACATAAAAGAATCTATAAAACTGAGGTTATCAAACTATGGAATTGAACATGCTACCATAGAATTTGAAACAGCTGATGAAAAATGTAATCTCGAGAACTGCTGA